A window of the Xenopus laevis strain J_2021 chromosome 9_10L, Xenopus_laevis_v10.1, whole genome shotgun sequence genome harbors these coding sequences:
- the LOC121398237 gene encoding caspase-8-like isoform X1, translated as MSGLKTLTVNGNIQELLLDISENISQDEVHAMIFLCEGKITTQDKEDIKYARQLFHCLQKKGHITQEDLSFLKELLYRIKRIDILTSKLGTTKEQVETDLKHCVHISEYRAQLYYISLELSNKQIEDLKFLLKLNREISMLEILLKMEKEGSLSQTSLGKLKDLLTHLNRLDLVKKIEALEGNYKYVTDLESSLKKMSVAEKEKGPGDS; from the exons ATGTCAGGCCTAAAAACACTTACAGTGAATGGCAATATACAAGAACTGCTGCTTGACATCAGTGAAAATATATCGCAGGATGAAGTCCATGCCATGATCTTCCTGTGTGAAGGGAAAATTACAACCCAGGATAAAGAGGACATCAAATACGCCAGGCAGCTATTCCATTGCCTACAGAAGAAAGGGCACATAACTCAGGAGGATTTGTCAtttctaaaagagctgctgtACAGAATTAAGAGAATAGACATACTTACCAGTAAACTGGGAACAACAAAAGAGCAAGTGGAAACAGATCTTAAACATTGTGTACATATCTCTGAATACAG AGCACagctttattacatttccttGGAACTGTCAAACAAACAAATTGAAGATCTGAAGTTCTTGCTGAAACTGAATCGAGAAATA TCAATGTTAGAAATACtattaaaaatggaaaaagagGGGAGCCTGAGTCAAACCAGTCTTGGGAAGCTAAAAGATCTTTTAACACATTTAAATCGTTTGGATCTAGTAAAGAAAATAGAAGCACTTGAAGGTAATTATAAAT ATGTAACGGATCTGGAATCTTCATTAAAGAAGATGTCTGTAGCAG
- the LOC121398237 gene encoding caspase-8-like isoform X2, translating to MSGLKTLTVNGNIQELLLDISENISQDEVHAMIFLCEGKITTQDKEDIKYARQLFHCLQKKGHITQEDLSFLKELLYRIKRIDILTSKLGTTKEQVETDLKHCVHISEYRAQLYYISLELSNKQIEDLKFLLKLNREISMLEILLKMEKEGSLSQTSLGKLKDLLTHLNRLDLVKKIEALEDVTDLESSLKKMSVAEKEKGPGDS from the exons ATGTCAGGCCTAAAAACACTTACAGTGAATGGCAATATACAAGAACTGCTGCTTGACATCAGTGAAAATATATCGCAGGATGAAGTCCATGCCATGATCTTCCTGTGTGAAGGGAAAATTACAACCCAGGATAAAGAGGACATCAAATACGCCAGGCAGCTATTCCATTGCCTACAGAAGAAAGGGCACATAACTCAGGAGGATTTGTCAtttctaaaagagctgctgtACAGAATTAAGAGAATAGACATACTTACCAGTAAACTGGGAACAACAAAAGAGCAAGTGGAAACAGATCTTAAACATTGTGTACATATCTCTGAATACAG AGCACagctttattacatttccttGGAACTGTCAAACAAACAAATTGAAGATCTGAAGTTCTTGCTGAAACTGAATCGAGAAATA TCAATGTTAGAAATACtattaaaaatggaaaaagagGGGAGCCTGAGTCAAACCAGTCTTGGGAAGCTAAAAGATCTTTTAACACATTTAAATCGTTTGGATCTAGTAAAGAAAATAGAAGCACTTGAAG ATGTAACGGATCTGGAATCTTCATTAAAGAAGATGTCTGTAGCAG